A genome region from Paramisgurnus dabryanus chromosome 12, PD_genome_1.1, whole genome shotgun sequence includes the following:
- the LOC135738531 gene encoding trace amine-associated receptor 4-like, translating to MSFNETENILLCYPLHPDSCPRAHRLTGVKVAMYAFISIIILMTVFGNLLIIISISHFKQLQSPTHLIVQSLAVCDCLLGLLVMPYSMVRSVEGCWFLGDVICKVHSSLNMTFCLSSLIHLSLISIDRYWAICDPLKYKMRITNNTVTVLITFTWIFSFVYNFSIVFSGVTAVGLEALILQMSCFGGCAMFITKEWGLISFILSFIIPGTIMSSLYIIIFSVVQKHAKVLSEKVSVTTTGVNSQSSAHRERKAAKTLALVMGVFFLCWLPFSIAATVNTFFNFVTSADVFEALGWFAYFNSACNPLIYGFFYPCFQKAFKTLIYTYICGFNHSNTLTFE from the coding sequence ATGTCTTTCAATGAGACTGAGAATATTCTTCTGTGTTATCCTTTACATCCAGACTCTTGTCCTAGAGCTCATCGTCTCACTGGGGTTAAAGTGGCAATGTACGCTTTCATTTCAATCATAATCCTCATGACAGTTTTTGGGAATCTGCTGAtcatcatctccatctctcacttcaaaCAGCTTCAGTCTCCAACTCATCTGATTGTTCAGTCATTGGCTGTGTGTGACTGTCTGCTGGGTTTACTGGTGATGCCCTACAGTATGGTGCGATCTGTCGAGGGCTGCTGGTTTTTGGGAGATGTTATTTGTAAAGTTCATTCTAGCTTGAACATGACCTTCTGTTTGTCTTCTTTAATACATCTTAGTTTAATATCTATTGATAGATACTGGGCCATCTGTGACCCCCTGAAGTACAAAATGAGGATCACAAACAACACTGTGACCGTATTAATCACTTTTACATGGATCTTTTCATTTGTGTACAACTTTAGCATTGTGTTTTCAGGGGTGACTGCTGTTGGTCTGGAAGCTCTTATATTACAAATGTCTTGTTTTGGTGGTTGTGCTATGTTTATTACCAAAGAATGGGGACTAATTAgctttattttgtcatttattattCCAGGAACTATAATGAGCTCTCTGTATATCATCATATTCAGTGTTGTGCAAAAACATGCAAAGGTTTTGTCAGAGAAAGTGTCTGTGACCACCACAGGTGTTAACAGTCAAAGCTCTGcacacagagaaagaaaagcaGCTAAAACTCTGGCTCTTGTTATGGGCGTTTTCTTTCTCTGCTGGCTGCCTTTTTCTATTGCTGCCACTGTTAATACTTTCTTTAATTTTGTGACCTCAGCTGATGTTTTTGAGGCTTTAGGTTGGTTTGCATATTTTAACTCAGCTTGTAATCCTTTGATCTATGGATTTTTCTATCCTTGCTTCCAGAAGGCCTTTAAGACTCTCATATACACTTATATCTGTGGATTCAATCATTCAAATACTCTGACATTTGAATGA
- the LOC135737901 gene encoding trace amine-associated receptor 4-like — MSFNETENILLCYPLHPDSCPRVHRLTVVKVAMYAFISLMILMTVFGNLLIIISISHFKQLQSPTHLIVQSLAVCDCLLGLLVMPYSMVRSVEGCWFLGDVICKIHSSLIVTLCFSSLIHLSLISIDRYWAICDPLKYKMRITNNTVTVCITFTWIFSFVYCFSVVFSGVNAFGLEAFLLQMSCFGGCVLFFNKEWGLTCIILAFIIPGTIMSSLYIIIFSVVKKHAKVLSEKVSVTTTGVKSQSSAHRERKAAKTLALVMGVFFICWLPFSIAAAVNPFLNYVIPADVFDVLVWFAYFNSACNPLIYGFFYPRFQKAFKTLIFTYICGFNHSHTLTFE; from the coding sequence ATGTCTTTCAATGAGACTGAGAATATTCTCCTGTGTTATCCTTTACATCCAGACTCTTGTCCTAGAGTTCATCGTCTCACTGTTGTTAAAGTGGCAATGTACGCTTTCATTTCACTCATGATCCTCATGACAGTTTTTGGGAATCTGCTGAtcatcatctccatctctcacttcaaaCAGCTTCAGTCTCCAACTCATCTAATCGTTCAGTCATTGGCTGTGTGTGACTGTCTGCTGGGTTTACTGGTGATGCCCTACAGTATGGTGCGATCTGTCGAGGGCTGCTGGTTTTTGGGAgatgttatttgtaaaattcACTCTAGCTTGATCGTAACCCTCTGTTTCTCTTCTTTAATACATCTTAGTTTAATATCTATTGATAGATACTGGGCCATCTGTGACCCTCTGAAGTACAAAATGAGGATCACAAACAACACTGTGACTGTATGTATCACCTTTACATGGATCTTTTCATTTGTGTACTGCTTTTCTGTTGTGTTTTCAGGGGTGAATGCTTTTGGTTTAGAAGCTTTTTTATTACAGATGTCTTGTTTTGGTGGCTGTgttctgttttttaacaaagaaTGGGGACTAACTTGTATAATATTGGCATTTATTATTCCAGGAACTATAATGAGCTCTCTGTATATCATCATATTCAGTGTTGTGAAAAAACACGCAAAGGTTTTGTCAGAGAAAGTGTCTGTGACCACCACAGGTGTTAAGAGTCAAAGCTCTGcacacagagaaagaaaagcaGCTAAAACTCTGGCTCTTGTTATGGGGGTTTTCTTTATCTGCTGGCTGCCTTTTTCTATTGCTGCTGCTGTTAATCCTTTCCTTAATTATGTGATCCCAGCtgatgtttttgatgttttagtTTGGTTTGCATATTTTAACTCTGCTTGTAATCCTTTGATCTATGGATTTTTCTATCCTCGCTTTCAGAAGGCCTTTAAGACTCTCATATTCACTTATATCTGTGGATTCAATCATTCACATACTCTGACATTTGAATGA